The Mesorhizobium sp. AR02 genomic interval TCACGGAGAAACCCGGTGGAATACCGAGGGGCGCTTTCAGGGCCGCAGCGACCATTCCTTGGCGGTTCCCGGGCGGCGGCAGGCCACGGAAAATGGCGGCAGGCTGAAGGCTCATTTCGAACGTCTCGGCGTGAAACCTGCCCGGATCGCGGCCTATACGTCGCCGCTCAAGCGGGCGCGGGAGACGATTGCCATGGCGGCTTTGGAAGTGGGGATTGCCGAAAGCCAGGTCAACATCGACGTTCGTCTCGCGGAAGCCTCGTTCGGCCGCTGGGAGGGGATGACCACGCTGGAGGTAAAGGAGCGTTTTCCCGCCGAGCGCCGCCGACGCAAGGCGGACCGCTGGAATTTCGACTCCCATGATGGTGACAGCTACGCCGATCTGGCGCGTTTAATGGAAAGCTTCCTGGCCGATCTCGATCCGGGGCAGCCGGTACTCGTCGTGTCGCATACCGGGAACATAAGGGTAATGGCCTTCATGCTCGCCGGCCTGACACAGGACGAGGCGATGGCGCTTGCCGTCCCCCATGACGCGGTGCTTCAGTTGGACGGGCGCCAATTCACATGGATTTGAATTTGCGAATGCATTTGCCCTGAAGCTCGATCGTCAGGATGGCAAGCGCCTTGCACAGGAAGCGTTTGGCCGCCGGAACTCGATCCCTCCTGGATGTATCGCCGGAAATACCGTCAGATTT includes:
- a CDS encoding histidine phosphatase family protein → MVKRLLFAMRHGETRWNTEGRFQGRSDHSLAVPGRRQATENGGRLKAHFERLGVKPARIAAYTSPLKRARETIAMAALEVGIAESQVNIDVRLAEASFGRWEGMTTLEVKERFPAERRRRKADRWNFDSHDGDSYADLARLMESFLADLDPGQPVLVVSHTGNIRVMAFMLAGLTQDEAMALAVPHDAVLQLDGRQFTWI